In bacterium, the sequence TAAAGTTTTATGAGATCAACTTTTTTTGGACAGTGCTACATCCATCCAAACAGCAGCGATTAGCACCAATCCGCGTGCAATGAATTTCATCTCCGGTGACACGGCCAGCAGAGTCATCCCATTCAGCAGGCTCGTCATAATCAAGGACCCGAAAAGAACGCCCAGAACCGTTCCGCGACCTCCCTTCAAACTGGTTCCTCCAATTACACAAGCCGCGATGGCGTCCAGTTCCATCAAGTCACCTACAGTTGTCGTTGAGGCTCCTGAATATGCCGTTTGCATAAATCCTGTGAGCGCAACGATGGCTCCAAGAATTCCATAAGCTCCAATGATTACTTTCTTGACCGGTATTCCTGACAATGCGGATGCTTCTTCGTTGTCGCCGATTGCATAAAGATAGCGGCCAAAAGGTGTATGTTGGGTGATCATATATACAACGAACGCAAGCCCAAATAGAATCACAACCGCAAGCGGAATTCCGCGAAATTGGTTCATAGTGATAACAACCAGCAATAAAGCTTGCAAACTGACAAACAATTTCAGAAAGGTCAATTCCCCATCTTCCACTTCGAAACCATGCTTGCGAAGCTGGCTGCGGGAACGAACACGTGCAAGGACGATAGCTGCCCCAACCAGAGCAACCAGTAGATAACTGCTCCACTTGGGAAAGTAGTAAGTCGTCAAAAGAGAATAAACATTGGATTCAGTCCCTGCAGTGACGGGTACAGTTTCGTTTTCAATCACTAACCAGAAGGTGCCTTTAAACACAAGCAGTCCTCCCAGCGTAATAATGAATGCGGGGATTCGCAGGCCGACAATCAGCTTTCCCATCAAAGACCAGACAATGATTCCAAAAAGAAATCCGATCGCCATCGCTAGCGGCGCAGGCACATG encodes:
- a CDS encoding ATPase, which gives rise to HVPAPLAMAIGFLFGIIVWSLMGKLIVGLRIPAFIITLGGLLVFKGTFWLVIENETVPVTAGTESNVYSLLTTYYFPKWSSYLLVALVGAAIVLARVRSRSQLRKHGFEVEDGELTFLKLFVSLQALLLVVITMNQFRGIPLAVVILFGLAFVVYMITQHTPFGRYLYAIGDNEEASALSGIPVKKVIIGAYGILGAIVALTGFMQTAYSGASTTTVGDLMELDAIAACVIGGTSLKGGRGTVLGVLFGSLIMTSLLNGMTLLAVSPEMKFIARGLVLIAAVWMDVALSKKS